A single region of the Plasmodium malariae genome assembly, chromosome: 7 genome encodes:
- the PmUG01_07041100 gene encoding conserved protein, unknown function, whose product MNKNELIKIASKIKEEELQELNEWLNSFALSRKIKNVHRDFSDGVLMAELVNICLPKFVELHNYSKANSINQKKYNWNTLNEKVFKRLGFKIDKKNVEEIVNCKYMGVEKVLNTFKNQLQKFQNETKEEENLKALNDDTEKAFGQSEGARADQNQDQLNNMNSDILNNDEIIKILKDKIFNLEKLLKIKDNKIDILNRKIDALSRTTKNYF is encoded by the exons atgaataaaaatgagCTAATAAAAATTGCGTCTAAAATTAAGGAAGAAGAGTTACAGGAATTGAATGAGTGGTTAAACAGCTTTGCATTGtcaagaaaaataaaaaatgttcatcGAGATTTCTCAGATGGTGTATTAATGGCTGAActagtaaatatatgtttacctAAATTTGTTGAGTTGCATAATTATAGTAAAGCTAATTCGAtcaatcaaaaaaaatataactggAATACTTTAAATGAGAAAGTATTTAAAAGGCTAGGATTTAAAattgacaaaaaaaatgtagaagaaattgttaattgtaaatatatgggGGTGGAGAAAGTTCTAAACACTTTTAAAAATCAACTACAGAAATttcaaaatgaaacaaaagaagaggaaaatttaaaagcCCTCAATGATGATACCGAAAAGGCATTTGGTCAGAGTGAAGGTGCGCGCGCAGATCAAAATCAGGATCAGCTGAATAATATG AATTCAGATATTTTAAACAAtgatgaaattattaaaatattaaaagataaaatttttaatttggaAAAGCttctaaaaattaaa gACAATAAGATTGACATTTTGAATAGAAAAATTGACGCCTTAAGCAGAAcgacaaaaaattatttctga
- the PmUG01_07041200 gene encoding G2 protein, putative, with protein MGQAASKEDEMEKQSIYASYPGLEQQLDMVFACHDIHKQGKLPYKTIEMILRHFLMQCGFMEYVCRFVDENGKLDLKHIENYLTSKKLMYKLKCCGDSMLTVEEMKDLVITFLKKISDTYVDDQSKWMEKMKSSQEEQGKALEEAMSEYEKNILFNHAIKEQQLLQNNKKLDEWNETIENAYEVQQEVLRQFEARKREKMNISSEKNKDLLIAKDYIEKIKEAATDNRYDNSKCFVYPASSAPCGACTSAGAIMPHRRYKEPRHKKQYSICI; from the exons atgggACAAGCAGCATCAAAAGAGGATGAAATGGAGAAGCAAAGCATTTACGCTAGTTACCCTGGGCTTGAACAACAACTAGATATGGTTTTCGCATGCCATGATATTCATAAGCAAGGGAAATTACCTTACAAAACAATAGAAATGATACTAAGGCATTTCTTAATGCAGTGTGGTTTTATGGAATATGTTTGCAGATTTGTTGACGAaaatg GTAAACTGGACTTGAAACatattgaaaattatttaactaGTAAAAAGTTAATGTACAAGTTGAAATGCTGCGGAGATAGTATGCTTACTGTAGAAGAAATGAAAGACTTagttattacttttttaaagaaaatttcaGATACGTATGTAGATGATCAATCTAAATGGATGGAAAAGATGAAATCTTCACAAGAGGAACAAGGGAAAGCTTTAGAAGAAGCAATGAgtgaatatgaaaaaaatattttgttcaaCCACGCTATAAAGGAACAACAACTTTtacagaataataaaaaattagatgaATGGAATGAAACTATCGAAAATGCTTATGAAGTACAACAAGAAGTGTTACGACAATTTGAAGCtagaaaaagggaaaaaatgaatatatcatccgaaaaaaacaaagactTGCTAATAGCTAAAgattatattgaaaaaataaaagaagcaGCTACGGATAATAGATATGATAACTCGAAATGTTTTGTTTATCCAGCTTCATCTGCTCCTTGTGGTGCATGCACTTCTGCAGGAGCTATTATGCCACACAGAAGATATAAAGAGCCTAGGCACAAAAAGCAGTATtctatatgcatataa